A window from Kovacikia minuta CCNUW1 encodes these proteins:
- a CDS encoding thiamine phosphate synthase: MFSSSPHPTPYTPHPIFPMGNSDHQARFVQSALYRILDANLDRAREGIRIIEEWCRFGLNDARLTEECKHLRQELARWHTFELRAARDTPGDVGTVLTHPDEAERSSVQQVLLANLSRVQEALRVLEEYGKVYNPEMGAAFKQMRYRVYVLDSTLMTYQRHQLLQRSHLYLVTSPSETLFATVEAALQAGLTLVQYRDKTADDSIRLLNAQKLRQLCHQYNALFIVNDRVDLAIAVDADGVHLGQDDIPIALARQLLGSQRLIGRSTHKPDDLHRAIQEGADYIGVGPVYETPTKEGRPAAGFDYLRYAAEHATIPWFAIGGIDHHNLAQVLSAGAARVAVVRAIMKAEDPTQVTRQILAQVEGRGQKG; encoded by the coding sequence ATGTTTTCTTCTTCCCCACACCCCACACCCTACACCCCACACCCTATTTTTCCTATGGGCAACAGTGATCATCAGGCTCGATTTGTCCAGTCTGCCCTCTATCGAATTCTGGATGCTAATCTCGATCGCGCCCGTGAGGGCATCCGCATTATTGAAGAATGGTGCCGTTTTGGGCTGAATGATGCCCGGTTGACCGAGGAATGCAAGCATTTGCGGCAGGAATTAGCCCGCTGGCACACCTTTGAATTGCGGGCAGCACGAGATACCCCTGGGGATGTGGGAACGGTGCTGACTCATCCTGATGAGGCGGAGCGATCGAGCGTTCAGCAGGTTCTATTGGCAAACCTGAGCCGGGTACAGGAAGCCCTGCGGGTTTTGGAGGAATACGGCAAGGTTTACAACCCCGAAATGGGCGCAGCATTCAAGCAAATGCGCTACCGGGTTTATGTCCTGGACAGTACGCTGATGACCTATCAACGGCACCAATTGTTGCAGCGATCGCACCTTTACCTCGTTACTTCACCCAGCGAAACGCTGTTTGCCACCGTGGAAGCTGCCCTTCAGGCAGGGCTAACTCTGGTGCAATATCGGGATAAAACTGCGGATGATTCGATTCGCCTGCTCAATGCCCAAAAACTGCGCCAGCTTTGCCACCAGTACAATGCCCTGTTCATTGTCAACGATCGGGTTGATCTAGCGATCGCGGTCGATGCCGATGGCGTCCACCTGGGGCAGGACGATATTCCGATTGCCCTGGCACGCCAGTTGCTTGGTTCCCAACGCTTAATTGGGCGATCGACCCACAAGCCAGATGACTTACACCGAGCCATCCAGGAAGGGGCAGACTATATCGGTGTTGGCCCTGTTTACGAAACCCCGACCAAGGAAGGGAGACCTGCCGCCGGATTTGATTATCTTCGGTATGCTGCTGAACATGCCACCATTCCCTGGTTTGCGATCGGGGGGATTGATCATCACAACCTGGCTCAAGTACTCTCTGCTGGAGCCGCGAGGGTGGCAGTTGTACGCGCCATCATGAAAGCGGAAGATCCAACCCAGGTGACTCGGCAAATTTTAGCTCAGGTGGAAGGCAGAGGGCAGAAGGGATAA
- a CDS encoding SWIM zinc finger family protein produces the protein MTDASSQPSREWWAQRWIDVLESFGWIRRLARARVYAREGNVLSIEFKGPKVFARVQGTAPDPYKVTLSLDPFTDEQWQYVIESMAQQAIFSAKLLSGEMPQSIEKVFTENGLSLFPFTKFDIHSKCSCPDPANPCKHIGAVYYLLGDRFSEDPFVLFQLRGRTKEQIIDTLRQIRGAISNKDETGGIGNESDGVPPASSPIPPPLKLDQFWQYAEQLEPSLVVVAPPPDSETVLDVLGPIPFRLGASGNPTNPQATLQAVMDQLKTIYQNTSQQAVLTAMKSEE, from the coding sequence ATGACTGACGCTTCTTCCCAACCGAGCCGTGAATGGTGGGCACAACGCTGGATTGATGTACTGGAATCCTTTGGTTGGATTCGTCGCCTGGCACGTGCCCGTGTCTATGCCCGTGAAGGCAATGTCCTCAGTATTGAATTTAAAGGACCGAAGGTTTTTGCCAGAGTCCAGGGGACAGCCCCCGATCCCTATAAAGTCACCCTCTCCCTTGACCCTTTTACCGACGAACAATGGCAGTATGTGATTGAGTCAATGGCGCAGCAGGCGATTTTCTCAGCCAAGTTGCTTTCTGGGGAAATGCCCCAGAGCATTGAGAAGGTGTTTACGGAAAATGGGTTGAGCTTGTTTCCTTTTACCAAGTTTGATATTCATAGCAAGTGTTCCTGCCCCGATCCCGCCAACCCCTGCAAGCATATCGGTGCGGTGTATTATTTATTGGGCGATCGCTTTAGCGAAGATCCCTTTGTTTTGTTCCAACTGCGTGGTCGCACCAAGGAACAAATTATTGATACTCTGCGCCAAATTCGAGGCGCAATTAGCAATAAGGATGAAACTGGAGGGATAGGGAATGAATCAGATGGGGTTCCTCCAGCTTCATCCCCCATCCCTCCACCCTTAAAACTGGATCAATTTTGGCAATATGCAGAACAATTGGAACCCTCTCTTGTTGTGGTTGCCCCACCTCCTGACAGTGAAACGGTGTTAGATGTTTTAGGCCCAATTCCTTTTCGGCTTGGTGCGTCCGGTAATCCGACCAATCCCCAAGCCACCCTCCAGGCAGTGATGGATCAGCTTAAAACCATCTATCAAAATACCAGCCAACAAGCGGTTCTAACTGCCATGAAGTCAGAAGAATAG
- a CDS encoding Crp/Fnr family transcriptional regulator has protein sequence MYSVSSTPEASRPFLTWQRIIDWSQEHYRVRTFAKDEKIPARPGLLYLVQKGAVRLVGSAQVNATSGTGSSRIPRISPEEAFLGFVGAGQPFEIVAQSPFTLQSYAHVDQTSVLWMYWHDLDNWPHFRREVLDAFRYQHQRKLLWLSTLGQRRTIDRLLGFLTLLIEEYGEPSDNGYCLPFPLTHAQIGSAIGSTRVTVTRLMGKLRQRGMIRTQGDNLLCIPTDSSLNRTT, from the coding sequence ATGTACTCAGTATCATCAACCCCAGAGGCATCCCGTCCATTCCTCACATGGCAGCGGATTATTGATTGGTCTCAAGAACACTACCGAGTGCGTACCTTTGCGAAGGATGAAAAGATTCCAGCTAGGCCAGGGCTGCTTTATCTTGTCCAAAAAGGTGCGGTTCGCCTGGTGGGTAGTGCGCAGGTAAATGCAACAAGCGGTACGGGTTCCTCTCGAATTCCTCGGATCAGTCCGGAGGAAGCCTTCCTGGGTTTTGTTGGGGCAGGTCAACCCTTTGAAATTGTCGCTCAATCTCCATTTACGCTTCAAAGTTATGCCCATGTAGACCAAACCTCTGTGTTGTGGATGTACTGGCATGATCTGGATAATTGGCCCCATTTCCGCCGGGAAGTTTTGGATGCATTTCGCTACCAGCATCAACGGAAACTGCTTTGGTTGAGTACGCTGGGTCAGCGTCGAACCATCGATCGCTTATTAGGTTTTTTGACCCTGTTAATCGAAGAGTACGGGGAACCCTCCGATAATGGTTATTGTTTACCCTTTCCGTTGACCCATGCTCAGATTGGTAGTGCGATCGGTTCAACGCGTGTAACCGTCACCCGTCTGATGGGCAAATTGCGGCAGCGCGGCATGATTCGCACTCAAGGAGATAACCTGCTCTGCATTCCCACAGATTCCAGCCTGAACCGAACAACCTGA
- a CDS encoding DALR anticodon-binding domain-containing protein: MLRIRLHQEIYLQKDFLATILSSSPPDGISGNQENLTPAANIPLNRVRDTTRMIYSTGIAHQFAARSQFSVSEIADKVVRTVLRNTTQKEKSVFLPAFDEALQDITGWATQTGLVQFELSDRAIAAWLDRLIHTPLRMESKEKDRETQEHAYPKFPYSPPPIQNSKFKTQNSKLKISPAKIFALQHTHARCCSLLRLAHREGLVTLSQLDSPGIGRLLMPSPIPWLTSETKLLLDSAAERQLISQLFTALDGVSSSAALSSETVFRLAQKVDQAFQAFYGGCPIWGSLKKSTQLAQVRLGLVMVTQRITSLLIEDLLGIYTPLEL; encoded by the coding sequence ATGTTACGAATTAGACTGCATCAGGAAATCTACCTACAGAAAGACTTCCTGGCAACCATACTCTCGTCTAGCCCGCCAGATGGTATTTCTGGTAATCAAGAAAATTTAACACCCGCCGCAAATATTCCGCTTAACCGAGTTAGAGATACGACTCGAATGATCTACTCGACGGGGATCGCCCATCAGTTTGCCGCCCGATCGCAGTTTTCCGTATCCGAGATTGCGGACAAAGTGGTTAGAACTGTATTGAGGAATACCACACAAAAAGAGAAGAGCGTATTTCTACCAGCTTTTGACGAGGCTTTGCAGGACATCACTGGCTGGGCAACCCAAACAGGTTTGGTTCAATTTGAACTGAGTGATCGGGCGATCGCTGCCTGGCTTGATCGGTTAATTCATACTCCTCTAAGGATGGAGAGCAAGGAAAAGGATAGGGAAACCCAGGAACATGCCTACCCAAAATTTCCCTACTCTCCGCCTCCAATTCAAAACTCAAAATTCAAAACTCAAAATTCAAAACTCAAAATTTCTCCCGCTAAAATTTTCGCCCTCCAGCATACCCATGCCCGCTGCTGTTCCCTTTTGCGCCTTGCCCACCGGGAGGGTTTGGTTACACTGAGCCAACTGGATAGCCCAGGGATTGGGCGGTTGCTCATGCCATCCCCCATCCCCTGGCTCACTTCTGAAACAAAGCTCCTGCTGGACAGCGCCGCAGAACGTCAATTAATTTCCCAACTGTTTACAGCCTTAGATGGGGTGTCTTCTTCAGCCGCGCTCAGTTCAGAAACCGTTTTTCGTCTTGCTCAAAAGGTTGATCAAGCATTTCAGGCTTTTTATGGCGGTTGCCCAATTTGGGGCAGTTTAAAGAAATCTACCCAACTGGCACAGGTGCGATTGGGTTTAGTTATGGTAACTCAACGAATTACCTCCCTTTTGATAGAGGATCTGTTGGGTATTTATACTCCCTTGGAACTCTAA